One part of the Vicia villosa cultivar HV-30 ecotype Madison, WI linkage group LG6, Vvil1.0, whole genome shotgun sequence genome encodes these proteins:
- the LOC131613449 gene encoding uncharacterized protein LOC131613449, whose protein sequence is MDCTQAQKVRYGTHMLAVEADDWWLETRQRLEVAGEEITWVVFRREFLRKYCLEDVRGKKEIEFLELKQGNMSVTEYAAKFTELANFYPYYEGAGAVFSKCIKFENGLRSEIKKDVGYQKIRVFADLVDSCQIYEEDSKAHYKIISERRGKQHQNRGKPYNPPADKGNHNAVDAKKPSEGGASTSVQCYRCGVIGHRANECPSVEKKCYKCGKTGHLLADCKSNTVTRYNCGEEGHISTNCQKPKKAKFGGKVFALTGSKTNQQG, encoded by the coding sequence ATGGACTGCACTCAGGcacagaaggttcggtatggaaCTCATATGCTGGCAGTCGAAGcagatgattggtggctagagactcgCCAGAGATTGGAAGTTGCTGGTGAAGAGATTACTTGGGTTGTGTTCCGCAgagagtttttgaggaagtattgtCTTGAAGATGTTCGTGGTAAGAAGGAGATTGAGTTCCTTGAGCTGAAACAGGGGAATATGTCAGTGAcagagtatgctgcaaagttcACTGAGTTGGCTAACTTCTACCCGTACTATGAAGGAGCAGGTGCTGTAttttcaaagtgcatcaagtttgagaatggattGCGCTCTGAGATCAAGAAAGATGTTGGGTACCAAAAGATTCGtgtctttgctgatttggttgatagTTGCCAGATCTATGAGGAGGATAGTAAGGCTCACTACAAGATCATAAGTGAGAGAAGAGGTAAGCAACATCAGAACCGCGGGAAGCCTTACAACCCCCCGGCTGATAAGGGAAATCATAACGCAGTTGATGCCAAGAAGCCAAGTGAGGGAGGAGCTTCTACCTCGGTCCAATGCTATAGGTGTGGTGTGATTGGTCATCGTGCCAATGAGTGTCCTAGTGTTGAAAAGAAATGTTATAAGTGTGGAAAAACGGGACATCTCCTGGCTGACTGTAAGAGTAATACCGTGACTCGTTACAACTGTGGGGAGGAAGGCCATATTAGCACTAATTGTCAAAAACCTAAGAAGGCTAAGTTCGGAGGAAAAGTCTTTGCTTTGACTGGTTCGAAGACCAACCAACAGGGATGA